Below is a window of Gemmatimonadales bacterium DNA.
CGCGCGGCGCGCGTCGCGGTTCTGCATACCTGGACCAGCACGCAGACCGAGGGGTGGTGGCGCCAGGCGTTCGATGTCTACGGTGTGCCGTACGACTACATCGACCCGGCATTCATCGGCAAGACTCCTGATCTTCGCTCGAAGTACGACGTGATCGTGGTGGGCCCGGGACTCTCGCCGAACGCGATCGACGGAACGGCGATGTATCGCAACGCCGAGCCGTGGAAGAATTCGCCGGAGACGCCGAACATCGGCACCTATGCGCAGACCGACGATATCCGGCCCGGGATGCAGATCGAAGGGTTGCTCAATCTTCGCAACTTCGTGCAGCAGGGTGGTGTGATCGTGGCGGCCGGGAACAGCGCCGACTTCTTCCTCACCACCGATCTCGCGCGCGGCGTGACTGCGTCGCGGCCGAATTCGGCGTCGCGAGTGGTCGGTTCCTTGCTGCGCGCCACGGTGACTGACGCGGCGAGCCCTGTCATGTACGGCATGCTTCCGTCGCCGGCGGTGTACAGCGAACGGGGCGAGAGCTTCAACGCCGGCGGCGGTGGCGGCGGCCGCAATGGCGGCGGGGGGGGCGGATTCGGTGGCGGCGGCGGGCGTGCGGGAGGTGCAGCGGCGACGCGTGTGACCGGCCGTGGTACGCCCGATGATCCTGATGTCGTCCAGGGGCGGCCGGCAGGAGAGGGGAATGAAGTCCTCCCGCCGCTTCCAGGGGATTCAACTGGTGGTGCGCGCGGTGGGCGTGGCGGTGGTGCGATTGCGGTGCCGATCGAATACCGCGTCCGTCCGCTGCTGCGGTTCGACTCCCAGGACAAGCTGCTTGTTTCGGGGCTGCTCGATGGCGGATCGGATATCGCGGGCCAGACGGTGGTGGTTGATGTCCCGTCGGAAAAGGGGCATTACATCCTTTTTGCCGACAATCCGATCTATCGCGGCGAGACGATCGGCAACTACTTCATGGTCTTCAACGCGATGCTGTCGTTCGACAATCTCGGCGCCGGGCGGAGCGACGCGGGGAATGGCGGCGCTGGCGGTGGCAGAGGGCGCGGGGGGCGCGGGGGTGGTGGTGGGGGTGCTGGCGGCGACAGCCAGTGACGGTGGTGTCGTACTGACACGAATTGAAAGTTGATCGACGCGAAATGAGATGAGGAGAGCTTTCAGCGTAACGAGAAGAGGTTTCACGAGGTCGATAAGGCCTCGCTGAGGCATTCGAAGGAGTCGCATCGGGACGAGGCGAGGGTGAAGGCTCATGAAGTCGACGTGAAGCACGATGAAGATGATGCGAATGATCGTGAAGTCGATGCGAATCGCCGTGAAGTCGTCGTGAACGACCATGAAGTCGACGCGAAGAGCCATGCAATCGGCGTGACGAGGCATGCAGTGGATGCGAATCGCCGTGAAGTCGTCGTGAAGCGGCATGCAATGCACGCGCATCGCCATGAAGTCGTCGTGAAGAGCGATGCAATCGATGCGAATCGCCGTGAAGTCGATGCGAAGGGCGATGCAGTCGTCGTGAAGCGGCATGCAATGGACGCGAATCGCCATGAAATCGTCGTGAAGAGGCATGCAGCGGACGCGAATCGCCATGAAGTCGTCGTGAAGAGGCATGCAGCGGGCGCGAATGACCATGAAGTCGTCGTGAAGAGCGATACAATGGACGCGAATGACCATGAAGTCGTCGCGAACGGCCGTTCGATCGATGCGAAGCGGGACGAAGTCCTCGCGCATGACCGTGAAGTCGACGCGAATGACAACGAGAAGGTGTCGATTCGCTATTCAGTGGGCGCGAACGCAGCTAGATGACAGCGCAGGGCGATGAGTTGGTCCCGCACGGCGATGAGAAGGAGGCGCACCGCGCGAAGATGACTGCGATGAGCGATTTAGTGGACGTGCCCCCTATTCCGCCCGCGCAGTGAAACGCCGCACGACATCGCGATAGGCTCGACCGGACATCAGCTTCTTGCCGTTCTTCAGGATCAGCACGTAATCGCCCTGAAACCACGGCTGGATCTCCTTCACACGCTTGATATTCACGATCACCGATCGATGGATCCGCACGAACTGATCGGACGGCAGCCGTCGCTCGATGCTGTTCAGTGTTTCCCGGACACGATAGGTCTGCTCGGTCGTCTGCACGATCACGATCTTGTCGGACACCTCGATGCAGTCGATCGTGGCCGCGTCGATCAGGACATGCCGGTCGTCGATCTTCACGGCGAGGCGGTCTGGCGCACGAACGCGGCCGAGGCGGTTGAGGAGCGTCTCGAGTCGCCCCGAGAGCTCTGACGATCGCCCGCTTCGGACCCGGCCGATCGCTCGTTCCACCGCGGTCCGGAATCGCCGGTTGTCGAAGGGCTTGAGCAGATAGTCGACCGCGTGCACATCGAACGCGTTCAGCGCATATCGCTCGTACGCCGTCACGAAGATCACCGCGGGCATGTTCGACACACCGACCGCGGCGACGACCCCGAAGCCGTCAAGGCCCGGCATCTGCACGTCGAGAAGGACGATGTCGGGCCGGAGTTCCCGGATCGCGTCGACAGCCGCCCGGCCGCTCGCCGCATCGCCAACGACCTCGACGTCGTCCATCTCAGCCAGCAGCGCTCGCGCCAGACGCCTGGCCGGCGCTTCGTCGTCCACGACCAGCACACGGCAGCTCGGACTCATCGCGGAACCACGATGCGCACTCGAAAGCCTCCCCCGGGAGCGTTCCCGGCTTCGAACGCGTGTCGATCGCCGTAACGCGCCTCAAGTCGCTCCCGGACGTTCTTCAAGCCGTGCCCGGCCACCTGCCCGCTCAGGTCCGCGGCACCCGGTCCGCTGTCGGTAATGTCGATGTGCAACGAGTCGCCCGACACGTGTGCAGCGACGGTGACGCGGCCACCCCCCTCGAGCGGCTCGATGCCGTGCCGGATCGCATTCTCCAGACACGGTTGCAGGATCATGTTGGGGACCGGAATCGCG
It encodes the following:
- a CDS encoding LytTR family DNA-binding domain-containing protein, giving the protein MSPSCRVLVVDDEAPARRLARALLAEMDDVEVVGDAASGRAAVDAIRELRPDIVLLDVQMPGLDGFGVVAAVGVSNMPAVIFVTAYERYALNAFDVHAVDYLLKPFDNRRFRTAVERAIGRVRSGRSSELSGRLETLLNRLGRVRAPDRLAVKIDDRHVLIDAATIDCIEVSDKIVIVQTTEQTYRVRETLNSIERRLPSDQFVRIHRSVIVNIKRVKEIQPWFQGDYVLILKNGKKLMSGRAYRDVVRRFTARAE